A window from Corynebacterium urealyticum DSM 7109 encodes these proteins:
- a CDS encoding glutamate-5-semialdehyde dehydrogenase — translation MSEKIDNLSPQRQAEREEVLEKAAKAKQASRVVLTTQQKNDLLLAAADALIANTDAIIEANAKDIAAGRGAGFDDALIDRLALDAGRIEGIAGGLRQIVGLPDPVGEVVRGHTRPNGIDLKQVRTPIGVMGMVYEARPNVTVDAFGLAIKSGNVPLLRGSRSARQTNEKLVELLQDVAAEQGLSRDIVQLLPCDSHDSVQDLVTARGLVDVVIPRGGARLIEAVVLNATVPAIETGTGKCHFYIDASADLDEAIQLLLNGKTRRCSVCNATETVLLDAALSEGAKKRVFAELSAAGVRIHGVKAELDSLAEDVVEATEEDWTDEYLSFDIAAAIVDGVHGAVEHITTYSSGHTEGISARDYEVVRYFEKHVDAAALSLNTSTAWTDGEEFGFGAEIGISTQKLHARGPMGLPELTSTKWVLTGEGQTRP, via the coding sequence ATGAGCGAAAAGATCGATAACCTTTCCCCCCAGCGTCAGGCTGAGCGCGAAGAAGTGCTTGAGAAGGCCGCCAAGGCGAAGCAGGCCAGCCGGGTTGTGCTCACCACCCAGCAGAAGAATGACCTGCTGCTCGCCGCCGCCGATGCGCTGATCGCCAACACCGACGCGATCATCGAGGCCAATGCCAAGGACATCGCTGCAGGCCGCGGGGCCGGTTTCGACGATGCCCTGATCGACCGCCTGGCCCTGGATGCAGGCCGCATCGAGGGCATCGCCGGCGGGCTGCGCCAGATCGTCGGTCTGCCGGACCCGGTCGGCGAGGTGGTCCGCGGACACACCCGCCCGAACGGCATCGACCTTAAGCAGGTTCGTACCCCAATCGGCGTGATGGGCATGGTCTACGAGGCCCGCCCGAACGTCACCGTCGACGCCTTCGGCCTGGCCATCAAGTCCGGCAACGTCCCGCTGCTGCGCGGGTCCCGCTCGGCCCGCCAGACCAACGAGAAGCTGGTGGAGCTGCTGCAGGACGTCGCCGCCGAGCAGGGGCTGTCCCGCGACATCGTCCAGTTGCTGCCGTGCGATAGCCACGATTCCGTCCAGGACCTGGTCACCGCCCGCGGCCTGGTGGACGTCGTCATCCCACGCGGTGGGGCGCGACTGATCGAGGCAGTCGTCCTCAACGCGACCGTGCCAGCAATCGAGACGGGCACGGGCAAGTGCCACTTCTACATCGACGCCTCCGCGGACCTGGACGAGGCGATCCAGCTGCTGCTCAACGGCAAGACCCGCCGCTGTTCGGTGTGCAATGCGACCGAGACCGTTCTGCTGGATGCTGCCCTTTCTGAGGGCGCCAAGAAGCGTGTCTTCGCCGAGCTGTCCGCCGCCGGCGTGCGCATCCACGGCGTGAAGGCCGAGCTCGATAGCCTGGCCGAAGACGTGGTGGAGGCCACCGAGGAGGACTGGACCGACGAGTACTTGAGCTTCGACATCGCCGCAGCGATCGTGGACGGGGTGCATGGGGCAGTGGAGCACATCACCACCTACAGCTCTGGCCACACCGAAGGGATCTCCGCACGCGACTACGAGGTGGTGCGCTACTTCGAGAAGCACGTGGATGCTGCCGCGCTCTCTCTCAACACCTCCACCGCCTGGACGGACGGTGAGGAGTTCGGCTTTGGTGCCGAGATCGGCATCTCCACCCAGAAGCTGCACGCTCGCGGGCCGATGGGTCTGCCGGAGCTCACGAGCACCAAGTGGGTGCTCACGGGTGAGGGACAGACCCGCCCCTAG
- the proB gene encoding glutamate 5-kinase, whose product MPTQQLDAATMPEPGTVRHRIANAKRLVVKIGSSSLTDESGRVDPARIDTIADALEARMSDDTDLIVVSSGAVASGMDPLGLRQRPSDLATKQAAASVGQVLLAQEWGRSFARYGRTIGQVLLTAADAGRRDRARNAQRTIDRLRQLSAVPIVNENDTVATSEMRFGDNDRLAAIVSHLVFADALVLLSDVDGLYDRNPNEPDAQFVSEVRSSNDLSGVAAGDGGRLGTGGMAAKVTAARLASRAGVPVLLTSTENIAPALESASVGTCFWPEEDRLSAWKFWVLYAAESRGALQLDDGAKKAVVDGNKSLLAVGVTQVMGDFNRGDIVDLVDSEGKIFGRGEVNYDATDLAPMLGRHTSELPGDAQRPVIHTDYLSYYANRQPPRRQQLPI is encoded by the coding sequence ATGCCCACACAGCAGCTAGATGCCGCCACGATGCCGGAGCCCGGCACCGTGCGCCATCGCATCGCCAATGCCAAGCGACTGGTGGTGAAAATCGGATCCTCCTCCCTGACCGACGAGTCCGGACGCGTAGATCCTGCGCGCATCGACACCATCGCCGATGCTCTCGAAGCTCGTATGTCGGATGACACGGACCTCATCGTCGTATCTTCCGGTGCGGTCGCCTCGGGCATGGACCCGCTCGGTCTGCGCCAGCGCCCCAGCGACCTGGCCACCAAGCAGGCTGCCGCCTCGGTGGGCCAGGTGCTGCTCGCCCAGGAGTGGGGGAGGAGCTTCGCCCGTTACGGCCGCACCATCGGCCAGGTCCTCCTGACTGCCGCCGATGCCGGCCGTCGCGACCGCGCCCGCAATGCGCAGCGCACCATCGACCGCCTGCGCCAGCTCTCCGCCGTGCCGATCGTCAACGAGAACGATACGGTCGCGACCTCCGAGATGCGTTTCGGCGATAACGACCGCCTCGCCGCCATCGTCTCCCACCTCGTCTTCGCGGACGCCCTCGTCCTGCTCTCCGACGTCGACGGTCTTTACGACCGCAATCCGAACGAGCCGGATGCGCAGTTTGTTTCCGAGGTGCGTAGCAGCAATGACCTCTCGGGGGTTGCCGCCGGCGACGGCGGCCGACTGGGCACCGGTGGGATGGCCGCGAAGGTCACCGCTGCCCGACTCGCCTCCCGAGCGGGAGTGCCGGTGCTGCTGACCTCCACCGAAAACATCGCCCCCGCCCTGGAAAGTGCGTCCGTGGGAACTTGCTTCTGGCCGGAGGAAGATCGCCTCTCCGCCTGGAAGTTCTGGGTGCTCTACGCCGCCGAGTCCCGCGGCGCACTGCAGCTCGACGACGGCGCGAAAAAGGCCGTGGTCGACGGCAACAAGTCCCTCCTGGCCGTCGGCGTCACCCAGGTCATGGGTGACTTTAACCGCGGCGACATCGTGGACCTCGTGGACAGCGAGGGCAAGATCTTCGGCCGCGGTGAGGTCAACTATGACGCCACCGACCTGGCTCCGATGCTGGGACGCCACACCTCGGAGCTTCCGGGCGACGCGCAGCGCCCCGTGATCCACACCGATTACCTCTCCTATTACGCAAACCGACAGCCGCCCCGCCGCCAGCAGCTGCCGATCTAG
- the obgE gene encoding GTPase ObgE, which translates to MSQFVDRVVLHLKAGDGGNGCNSVRREKFMPLGGPDGGNGGHGGDIVLEVDPQVHTLLDFRFSPHVRAERGNNGAGDDRHGARGKDLTLHVPPGTVVIDEDGEVLADLVSPGQKVIVAQGGFGGLGNASLASKTRKAPGFALLGEPGEQKDVTLELKSMADVGLVGFPSAGKSSLISVLSAAKPKIADYPFTTLAPNLGVVSVDHDTFTIADVPGLIPGASEGRGLGLDFLRHIERTAVLAHVVDAAALESERNPLDDIRALEHELDSYQSELSADAGLGDLRERPRVIILNKMDVPDAEDMADLQEEELKKFGWPIFRISTVARTGLNELRFALMDIVREHRKKVENTPEPQQVIRPQSVGPKRKGRFADFEVHEDKQNPGAFIVTGQKIDRWILQTDFENDEAIGFLADRLAKAGVEEALWQAGAVDGSEVTIGGITFEWDPQTVAGVDQTPAYGRGKDRRLEQTDRVTAEQRKRASQARRGLIDEYDYGDGEVAHTERWQG; encoded by the coding sequence ATGTCGCAATTCGTTGACCGGGTCGTTCTGCACCTCAAAGCCGGCGATGGCGGCAATGGCTGTAACTCTGTGCGCCGCGAGAAGTTCATGCCCCTGGGCGGGCCGGACGGCGGCAACGGTGGCCACGGTGGGGATATCGTCCTCGAAGTTGACCCCCAGGTGCACACTTTGCTGGACTTCCGTTTCTCCCCGCACGTGCGCGCCGAGCGCGGCAACAATGGCGCCGGCGACGACCGGCACGGTGCCCGCGGCAAGGACCTGACCCTCCACGTCCCACCGGGAACCGTCGTCATTGACGAAGACGGCGAGGTGCTCGCCGACCTCGTCAGCCCCGGGCAGAAGGTTATCGTCGCCCAGGGAGGCTTCGGCGGGCTGGGTAACGCCTCGCTGGCCTCTAAGACGCGTAAGGCCCCGGGCTTCGCGCTGCTGGGTGAACCCGGCGAGCAGAAGGACGTCACCCTTGAGTTGAAGTCGATGGCCGACGTCGGCCTCGTGGGCTTCCCCTCTGCGGGCAAATCCTCCCTGATTTCCGTGCTTTCCGCGGCCAAGCCCAAGATCGCGGACTATCCCTTCACCACGCTCGCGCCGAACCTCGGGGTGGTCAGCGTGGATCACGATACTTTCACCATCGCCGACGTTCCGGGCCTCATCCCAGGGGCCAGCGAGGGGCGCGGCCTCGGCCTGGACTTCCTGCGCCACATCGAGCGCACTGCCGTCCTGGCACACGTGGTGGACGCAGCAGCGCTGGAATCCGAGCGCAATCCGCTGGACGATATTCGAGCCCTCGAGCACGAACTGGACAGCTACCAGAGTGAGCTCAGCGCCGATGCCGGACTGGGCGACCTGCGGGAACGTCCCCGCGTCATCATCCTGAACAAGATGGACGTGCCGGATGCCGAGGACATGGCGGACCTGCAGGAAGAGGAGCTGAAGAAGTTCGGCTGGCCGATCTTCCGCATCTCCACGGTCGCGCGTACCGGGCTCAACGAGCTGCGCTTCGCCCTGATGGACATCGTCCGGGAGCACCGCAAGAAGGTTGAGAACACCCCAGAGCCGCAGCAGGTTATTCGTCCGCAGTCGGTGGGGCCGAAGCGTAAGGGCCGTTTCGCGGACTTCGAAGTCCACGAGGATAAGCAGAACCCAGGCGCGTTCATTGTTACCGGGCAGAAGATTGACCGCTGGATCCTGCAGACCGATTTCGAGAATGACGAGGCTATCGGCTTCCTCGCCGACCGCCTGGCTAAGGCCGGTGTTGAGGAAGCGCTGTGGCAGGCCGGCGCCGTGGATGGTTCCGAGGTCACCATCGGTGGGATCACCTTCGAGTGGGATCCGCAGACCGTGGCGGGCGTGGATCAGACCCCGGCATACGGCCGTGGTAAGGACCGCCGCCTGGAGCAGACGGACCGTGTGACTGCAGAGCAGCGTAAGCGTGCCTCCCAGGCACGACGCGGTCTGATCGACGAATACGATTACGGCGATGGCGAGGTCGCGCATACCGAGCGCTGGCAGGGCTAG
- the rpmA gene encoding 50S ribosomal protein L27 translates to MATKKGASSSSNGRDSEAKRLGVKRFGGQQVKAGEILIRQRGTKFHPGVNVGRGGDDTLFALKAGAVQFSTKRNRRLVNIVEDEAVEA, encoded by the coding sequence ATGGCAACTAAGAAGGGTGCTTCTAGCTCCAGTAACGGTCGCGACTCCGAGGCAAAGCGTCTCGGTGTTAAGCGCTTCGGCGGCCAGCAGGTCAAGGCGGGCGAGATCCTCATCCGTCAGCGCGGCACCAAGTTCCACCCAGGTGTGAACGTTGGTCGCGGCGGCGATGACACGCTGTTCGCACTGAAGGCTGGCGCCGTCCAGTTCTCCACCAAGCGCAACCGTCGCCTGGTGAACATCGTGGAGGACGAGGCCGTCGAGGCTTAA
- the rplU gene encoding 50S ribosomal protein L21, whose translation MYAIVKTGGKQYKVAEGDLVKVEKIEGEPGSAVALTPVLVVDGADLTSGDKLENVAVNAEIVEHVRGPKIRGMHYKNKTGYKRRWGHRQALTVLKITGIK comes from the coding sequence ATGTACGCGATCGTCAAGACCGGCGGCAAGCAGTACAAGGTTGCCGAAGGTGACCTCGTCAAGGTCGAGAAGATCGAGGGTGAGCCAGGTTCCGCCGTGGCTCTCACCCCGGTTCTCGTCGTCGATGGCGCGGATCTGACCTCCGGCGACAAGCTGGAAAACGTCGCCGTGAACGCAGAGATCGTCGAGCACGTTCGTGGCCCGAAGATCCGCGGAATGCACTACAAGAACAAGACCGGATACAAGCGCCGCTGGGGCCACCGTCAGGCCCTGACCGTGCTGAAGATCACCGGCATCAAGTAA
- a CDS encoding translation initiation factor IF-2 N-terminal domain-containing protein, which yields MAFTPEPALIESAGKINTESFGRRVRVHSVAKELGITSKEFIAVLGEFGIAGKVPSSTLSNEEATDVVSRLAAGGGVTQSEQPAAKREADAAEPAADKVEAKKRTAKKAGAKKSAAKKATPKKTTAKKSTKKTAAKEAAPTQETPEQDTSPEAAEQQEEQKKAEPKKGARKSTQKSAEKSAQQAEKKGAAKKSSTKRAATKKAEAKKAEVDNAQPRQAAAEQPAQAESPAGTTPESQTSTDEATPQPTRRRVRRIVRRVGSRAIQQDSAAAKTELSDEGSKKQEPSKNSEAKKAEPKKKEQKAQQPNPEPQGATEEAITADQLHPGEREEADIVDEPVRLKGSTRLESKRRWREENRERGRHKAISRSEFLARRESVHRQMMVRDAERHDHTGLTTQVGVVEDGQLVEHFVTSDTQQSMVGNIYLGRVQNVLASMEAAFIDIGTGRNAVLYASEVNWHSPHLHSKSRRIDQALRSGDQVMVQVIKDPVGHKGARLTNRISFAGRYLVYFPGGTTAGISRKLPEAERKRLKEILQRVVPGQGGAIIRTAAENVAEELIEEDVNRLHKQWLNIEKTEAKERKSKGAKPVTLYEEPNMLITVIRDLFNEDFSELLVEGDKSWRMVRDYMGRMAPELMDRVHKWHPEQHADEDVFAAHRLDDQLAKALCRKVWLPSGGHLVIDHTEAMTVIDVNTGSFVGSGGNLEETVTENNLEAAEEIVRQMRLRDIGGMIVVDFIDMVLEENQDLVLRRLIEYLGRDRTHHKVSEVTSLGLVQITRKRLGAGLLETFSTTCECCDGRGVIVHPDPVEQDFSEEPERRRRSSRGNGRGRDERGSKEQRNGQGTEQRQGGRGDQGSKNHGRDEQRDQRGKNATRHEDKGSKSKVANGKGREDAQDHRNSEGQERRSGKQRQDSQAGSESAADLGGEQKQETRTSRRGGRRSVQRRTSSSVKDATARTEQGSAEKKQSADRSDEASQSGQERAPRRVVRRIVRRTAPSQQRGGAAQRRSAANADAPELKISSREDRGSDQRGEQQKSESGSRGARRRGRRVVRSRPAVRQSDTRQAGGDTLRGEESSGQQRSGQKQGSAGDRRSSATRRSGTRGAGKYGATTYEEAVKEFENSPRRRRRTRGNSVSDRRPQPEDFGAQPEANQAKEEPKRESRNAGKTEQPAQSESRGRTRDRRRRVVRSNPRR from the coding sequence GTGGCTTTTACGCCGGAACCAGCGCTGATTGAATCGGCCGGAAAAATTAATACTGAAAGCTTCGGTCGCAGGGTGCGCGTGCACTCGGTGGCCAAGGAGCTGGGGATCACCAGCAAGGAGTTCATCGCCGTGCTGGGGGAGTTCGGGATCGCTGGCAAGGTTCCTTCCTCGACGCTGTCGAACGAGGAGGCCACCGATGTGGTCTCTCGCCTGGCTGCCGGGGGAGGGGTAACCCAGTCTGAGCAGCCAGCGGCGAAGCGCGAGGCTGACGCAGCGGAGCCCGCTGCCGACAAGGTCGAGGCCAAGAAGCGTACTGCCAAGAAGGCGGGGGCCAAGAAGAGCGCCGCTAAGAAGGCAACGCCTAAGAAGACGACTGCTAAGAAGAGCACGAAGAAGACTGCTGCGAAGGAGGCTGCGCCCACGCAGGAGACTCCGGAGCAAGACACCTCTCCAGAGGCTGCTGAACAGCAGGAAGAGCAGAAGAAGGCAGAGCCTAAGAAGGGTGCTCGCAAGAGCACCCAAAAGAGCGCCGAAAAGAGTGCACAGCAGGCTGAGAAGAAGGGCGCTGCGAAGAAGTCGAGCACCAAGCGTGCCGCCACCAAGAAGGCGGAAGCGAAGAAGGCCGAGGTAGACAACGCGCAGCCGCGCCAGGCCGCAGCGGAGCAACCAGCTCAGGCCGAGTCGCCGGCAGGCACCACCCCGGAGAGCCAGACTTCTACGGACGAGGCGACTCCGCAGCCCACTCGCCGCCGTGTGCGCCGAATCGTGCGCCGCGTGGGCAGCCGAGCCATCCAGCAGGACTCGGCAGCGGCGAAGACGGAGCTTTCGGACGAGGGGTCCAAGAAGCAGGAACCCTCGAAGAATTCCGAGGCCAAGAAGGCGGAGCCCAAGAAGAAGGAACAGAAGGCCCAGCAGCCCAACCCGGAGCCGCAGGGCGCAACCGAGGAGGCCATCACCGCCGACCAGCTGCACCCGGGTGAGCGCGAAGAGGCGGACATCGTCGACGAGCCGGTGCGCCTGAAGGGCTCCACCCGCCTGGAATCCAAGCGCCGCTGGCGGGAGGAGAACCGCGAGCGCGGCCGCCACAAGGCCATCAGCCGCTCCGAGTTCCTCGCGCGCCGGGAGTCCGTGCACCGCCAGATGATGGTGCGCGACGCCGAGCGCCACGACCACACCGGCCTGACGACCCAGGTGGGCGTCGTTGAGGATGGCCAGCTGGTCGAGCACTTCGTCACCAGCGACACCCAGCAGTCGATGGTCGGCAATATTTACCTGGGCCGGGTGCAGAATGTCCTGGCTTCCATGGAGGCGGCATTCATTGACATCGGCACCGGCCGCAACGCGGTGCTCTACGCCAGCGAGGTCAACTGGCATTCCCCGCACCTGCACTCCAAGTCCCGCCGCATTGACCAGGCGCTGCGCTCTGGCGACCAGGTCATGGTCCAGGTCATTAAGGACCCGGTCGGCCACAAGGGTGCCCGCCTGACCAATCGCATCAGCTTCGCAGGTCGCTACCTCGTGTACTTCCCGGGCGGTACCACCGCAGGCATTTCCCGCAAGCTGCCGGAGGCCGAGCGCAAGCGGCTGAAGGAGATCCTGCAGCGCGTCGTGCCGGGCCAGGGCGGGGCGATCATCCGCACCGCCGCGGAAAACGTAGCCGAGGAGCTCATCGAGGAGGACGTCAACCGCCTCCACAAGCAGTGGCTGAACATCGAGAAGACCGAGGCCAAGGAGCGCAAGTCCAAGGGCGCGAAGCCGGTGACGCTCTACGAAGAGCCGAACATGCTGATCACGGTCATCCGCGACCTGTTCAACGAGGACTTCTCCGAGCTGCTCGTCGAGGGCGATAAGTCCTGGCGCATGGTCCGCGATTACATGGGTCGCATGGCCCCGGAGCTGATGGATCGGGTGCACAAGTGGCACCCCGAGCAGCACGCCGACGAGGACGTTTTCGCCGCGCACCGTCTCGACGACCAGCTCGCCAAGGCGTTGTGCAGGAAGGTCTGGCTGCCCTCCGGTGGCCACCTGGTCATCGACCACACCGAGGCGATGACCGTCATCGACGTCAACACCGGCTCCTTCGTGGGCTCCGGCGGCAACCTCGAGGAAACAGTCACCGAGAATAACCTCGAGGCCGCCGAGGAGATCGTGCGCCAGATGCGGCTGCGCGATATCGGCGGCATGATCGTCGTCGACTTTATCGACATGGTGCTGGAGGAGAACCAGGACCTGGTGCTGCGCCGCCTCATCGAGTACTTGGGCCGCGACCGCACCCACCACAAGGTCAGCGAGGTCACCTCGCTGGGCCTGGTGCAGATCACCCGCAAGCGCCTGGGTGCTGGCCTGCTGGAGACCTTCTCCACCACCTGTGAGTGCTGCGACGGCCGCGGCGTGATCGTGCATCCCGACCCGGTCGAGCAGGACTTTAGCGAGGAGCCAGAGCGTCGCCGTCGTTCCTCCCGTGGCAATGGCCGCGGCCGTGACGAGCGTGGCAGCAAGGAGCAGCGCAACGGTCAGGGCACGGAGCAGCGTCAGGGCGGACGCGGAGACCAGGGGTCCAAGAACCACGGCCGTGACGAGCAGCGTGACCAGCGCGGCAAGAACGCGACGCGCCACGAGGACAAGGGCTCCAAGTCCAAGGTCGCCAATGGCAAGGGGCGCGAGGATGCTCAGGACCACCGCAACTCCGAGGGGCAGGAACGCCGCTCCGGCAAGCAGCGCCAGGATTCGCAGGCAGGTTCTGAGTCCGCGGCAGATCTCGGCGGGGAGCAGAAGCAGGAGACGAGGACGTCGCGCCGGGGCGGTCGCCGTTCCGTTCAGCGCCGCACCAGCTCTTCTGTGAAGGACGCCACCGCCCGCACCGAGCAGGGGTCCGCGGAGAAGAAGCAATCTGCCGACCGATCGGATGAGGCATCCCAGTCCGGCCAGGAGCGCGCTCCTCGCCGGGTGGTTCGCCGCATTGTGCGGCGCACGGCACCTAGCCAGCAGCGGGGTGGCGCCGCCCAGCGACGCTCTGCGGCGAATGCGGATGCCCCGGAGCTGAAGATTTCTTCTCGCGAGGACCGCGGTTCTGATCAGCGGGGTGAGCAGCAGAAGTCCGAGAGCGGCTCCCGTGGGGCGCGTCGCCGTGGCCGTCGCGTGGTCCGCTCGAGGCCGGCCGTTCGACAGTCCGACACGCGACAGGCAGGCGGGGACACCCTGCGCGGTGAGGAGTCGAGCGGGCAGCAGCGTTCCGGGCAGAAGCAAGGTTCGGCGGGCGATCGCCGATCCAGCGCAACGCGGCGCTCTGGAACTCGGGGTGCGGGGAAGTACGGTGCCACCACCTATGAGGAGGCGGTCAAGGAGTTCGAGAACTCGCCACGCCGTCGCCGCCGCACTCGCGGCAATTCCGTGTCGGACCGCCGTCCGCAGCCGGAGGACTTCGGCGCTCAGCCCGAGGCCAACCAGGCCAAGGAGGAGCCGAAGCGGGAGAGCCGGAACGCCGGGAAGACCGAGCAACCGGCGCAGAGTGAGTCTCGAGGCCGCACGCGCGATCGTCGTCGCCGGGTTGTGCGCAGCAATCCGCGGCGCTAG
- the ndk gene encoding nucleoside-diphosphate kinase: MTERTLILIKPDGVANGHVGEIISRIERKGLKLVEMDLRTADRATAEKHYEEHKDKPFFGELVDFITSAPLVAGIVEGESAIAAWRQLAGGTHPVEAATPGTIRGDFALTVGENVVHGSDSPESAEREIAIWFPNV; the protein is encoded by the coding sequence ATGACTGAACGCACTCTCATCCTCATTAAGCCGGACGGTGTCGCTAATGGCCACGTCGGCGAGATCATCTCCCGCATCGAGCGCAAGGGCCTGAAGCTCGTCGAGATGGACCTGCGCACCGCAGACCGCGCAACCGCAGAGAAGCACTACGAGGAGCACAAGGACAAGCCGTTCTTCGGCGAGCTCGTGGACTTCATCACCTCCGCACCACTGGTCGCCGGCATCGTCGAGGGCGAGTCCGCTATCGCTGCTTGGCGTCAGCTGGCTGGTGGCACCCACCCGGTCGAGGCAGCCACCCCGGGCACCATCCGCGGCGACTTCGCACTGACCGTCGGCGAGAACGTCGTTCACGGCTCCGACTCCCCGGAGTCCGCTGAGCGCGAGATCGCTATCTGGTTCCCGAACGTCTAA
- a CDS encoding AMP-binding protein, producing MAPRIYSSPYPSLDYPSTDVFDLIFGDLTEEEAALPAITELSTQSTATYGELKEFSETIAAELASRGIGEGDVVTLQVPNSINFAASLLGILRAGAIVNPIGMLMNQADVEHIVEAAGAKLFIGPTNMEQLPQIFSMELASLQGSPKPAPEVDIDPDSVAAVPFSSGTTGLPKGVQLTHRNLTSNLIHVREMIERSGIEARSNTLSVLPFSHIYGMTVLLLGPLLHRHHIFTMPKFDIEQFLRAHAERSIEFTFIAPPMAIAMAKGPEIDPSWFSASKLMVSSAAPIDAPIMRAVEERLDTKVVQGWGMTEASPLVALNLHGDADHSSVGKPVADTEIRLVDIDTLEDVPEGEAGEVLVRGPQVMKGYLNNEEANAETLIEGGWLRTGDIAHFGEDGGLRIVDRAKEVIKYKGYQVAPAELESLLLSHPDIADVGVVGAERDGLEIPRAFVVLQEGAELTEDEIMDWVAERVTPYKKVRAVTFLDEIPKNPTGKILRKDLRLIPLAG from the coding sequence ATGGCACCCAGGATCTACTCCAGCCCATACCCGAGTTTGGACTACCCCAGCACCGACGTTTTCGACCTCATCTTCGGCGACCTCACCGAAGAAGAAGCAGCACTGCCCGCCATCACCGAGCTCTCCACGCAATCGACGGCCACCTACGGCGAACTCAAAGAATTCTCCGAGACCATCGCCGCCGAGCTAGCTTCTCGAGGAATCGGTGAGGGCGATGTGGTCACCCTCCAGGTACCCAATTCCATCAACTTCGCCGCCAGCCTGCTCGGCATCCTGCGAGCCGGGGCCATCGTCAACCCGATCGGCATGCTCATGAACCAGGCAGACGTGGAGCACATCGTAGAAGCTGCCGGAGCCAAGTTGTTCATCGGCCCGACCAACATGGAGCAACTCCCACAGATTTTCTCCATGGAGCTGGCTTCCCTACAGGGCAGTCCGAAACCCGCTCCAGAGGTCGATATCGATCCTGACTCGGTTGCCGCTGTCCCATTTTCTTCCGGCACCACCGGGTTGCCGAAGGGAGTGCAGCTGACTCACCGCAATCTCACCAGCAACTTGATCCACGTACGGGAGATGATTGAGCGCTCCGGCATCGAAGCACGCAGCAACACCCTGAGTGTGCTCCCCTTCTCCCATATCTATGGCATGACAGTCCTGCTACTCGGCCCGCTGCTGCACCGGCACCACATCTTCACCATGCCGAAGTTCGACATCGAGCAGTTCCTGCGTGCCCACGCTGAGCGCTCGATCGAGTTCACGTTCATTGCCCCGCCGATGGCCATCGCTATGGCCAAAGGCCCAGAGATCGACCCCTCGTGGTTCTCCGCTTCGAAGCTCATGGTCTCCTCCGCGGCGCCGATCGACGCTCCAATTATGCGCGCGGTCGAAGAACGTCTCGACACGAAGGTCGTGCAGGGATGGGGCATGACGGAGGCCTCCCCGTTGGTCGCCCTAAACCTTCACGGCGACGCCGATCATTCCAGCGTCGGTAAGCCAGTGGCCGACACAGAGATCCGGCTGGTGGATATCGACACATTGGAAGATGTTCCCGAAGGCGAGGCCGGGGAAGTCCTCGTGCGTGGCCCGCAGGTGATGAAGGGCTACCTGAACAACGAGGAGGCCAACGCCGAGACGCTCATCGAAGGCGGGTGGCTGCGAACCGGAGACATCGCCCACTTCGGAGAGGATGGTGGCCTACGCATCGTTGACCGGGCCAAGGAGGTCATCAAGTACAAGGGCTATCAAGTCGCGCCGGCCGAATTGGAGAGCCTGCTGCTCTCCCACCCAGACATCGCCGACGTCGGCGTCGTCGGCGCGGAGCGCGACGGCCTGGAGATCCCGCGCGCATTCGTCGTTCTGCAGGAGGGCGCCGAGCTCACGGAAGATGAAATCATGGACTGGGTCGCGGAACGCGTCACCCCGTATAAGAAGGTGCGTGCCGTGACGTTCCTAGACGAGATCCCGAAGAACCCGACCGGGAAGATTCTCCGCAAAGACCTGCGTCTTATCCCCCTGGCGGGCTAG
- a CDS encoding DUF4233 domain-containing protein — MARKPAEELEMGPLGPGHAPANDPMKGIRGVMAGTLVLEGIVMLLGLTVVGRVDSGLGPVWLQFGYVLAVAVLMFAAAFMQKAPAADKINWGLQVLALIGVFANLVIGVMALIFIGVWWYIYHLRKVVQERMRRGLLPSQHV, encoded by the coding sequence ATGGCGCGCAAGCCGGCTGAAGAACTGGAGATGGGCCCCCTCGGTCCCGGGCATGCCCCAGCTAATGACCCGATGAAGGGCATTCGCGGAGTCATGGCGGGCACCCTGGTCCTGGAGGGGATCGTCATGTTGCTGGGGCTGACCGTGGTCGGCCGCGTGGATTCGGGGCTGGGTCCTGTCTGGTTGCAGTTCGGCTACGTCCTGGCCGTGGCGGTGCTGATGTTTGCGGCGGCCTTCATGCAGAAGGCTCCGGCGGCGGACAAGATCAACTGGGGTCTGCAGGTCCTGGCTCTGATCGGGGTTTTCGCCAACCTGGTGATCGGCGTGATGGCTCTGATCTTCATCGGCGTGTGGTGGTACATCTACCACCTTCGCAAGGTGGTTCAGGAGCGCATGCGGCGCGGCCTGCTGCCGAGCCAGCACGTCTAA